GCGGCCCGGGCTCTTCGAGAGTTTCTCGACGCCGGCCTTATCCAGAGCCTGACCTTCGACCGTCGCTCCCTTGAGTTCGAGTGGATCAATTTTCTTGACCCACCGTGTGATCTCCTTTGACAGAGCCACAACGTCTTCACCGCCCCAGACCAGAGTCGAGGGACCGGAGAGAACGTCACCCAGGGACTTGCCGGCGTCGCCAAGAACACGGCGAGCCAGTGTATTCTTCACCGTAAGGAGGTGGACGCCCTTTTCCTGAAGTGCGATACGGAACTGGTTGTCCGTCACGGCATCCAGGCGGGACGAGTCAATCACGAGAACTTCAGTCGCGCCTTCGAGGCGACCTTCGATCTCGTTCATCAACATCTCTTTGACTTTTTTGCTCATCGCAGCACCTTCACATCATTCAGATCAACACTGATTCTGATCACATCCAGGGCCGAATCGGCTCCCGCTGGATACCCGACCCTAAACTCAGACAGCCACGGAAATCCCGGGGCCCATCGTGCTGGACAGCGCGACGTGACGAACGTAGACACCCTTTTGTGCATTCGGCTTCAGCGAATTGATGTGCTGCAGCAGGGCATCGATGTTCTCGATCAGCTTTTCAGCATCGAAGGACATCTTGCCGACCACGCAGTGCACGTTTCCGCTGGAGTCGTTCCGGAACTCAACTTTACCGGCTTTGTATTCTTTGACGGCTCCGGCCACATCCTGGGTCACCGTGCCAGCTCGCGGCGATGGCATCAGTCCGCGAGGACCGAGCACGCGACCGAGAGGGCCAACGACACCCATCATGTCTGGAGAAGCGATGGCGACGTCGAAGTCGAGCCAGCCTTCTTTCAGAATGCGATCGGCCAGTTCTTTGTCACCGACGGCGTCGGCACCGGCAGCTTCCGCAGCGGCAGCCGCGTCGCCCTTGGCGAACACGATCACTCGCTGCGCCTTGCCGATTCCGTGCGGAAGAACGATCGAGCCGCGAACCAGCTGATCGGCCTGACGGGGATCAATCCCCAGCCGCACAGCGATTTCAACGGTCTGATCGAACTTGCAGGGCTTCACACCCTTCGGCAGGTCCGACTCGACACCCTTCAACTCATTAACAGCCTTCGCCAGATCAACCGTGCCCAGGGCATCGGCCTTGTCCCGCATGGCCTGAACTCGTCTCGAACGTTTTGCCATCTTCCCAAACCTTCAACAATATCTGACGCGCTACACTCTTTGAAACTGCTGCGGCGAAACGCCGACGGGGACCCCGCGGACCCGATACTGTGTTCTCTCGTGACGATTACTCGACGACTTCAATTCCCATACTGCGAGCCGTACCAGCGATCATGCGAGCTGCGTGATCGATGTCGGCGGCATTGAGGTCGCTCAATTTCGTCTTGGCGATATCATTCAGCTGACCCTGAGTCACGGTTCCGACCTTTTTGGTGTTCGGAGTACCGGAGCCCTTGGCGATTGAAGCGGCCTGCTTCAACAGCACAGCTGCCGGCGGACTCTTCAGCACGAATTCGAACGAACGGTCGTTGTAGACCGTGATAATGACTGGAACCGTAACGCCGGTCATATCCTTGGTTCGTTCGTTGAACTGCTGAACGAACTGGCCGATGTTAACCCCGTGAGGACCAAGAGCGGTACCCACTGGAGGAGCAGGCGTGGCCTGACCGCCGGTGACCTGAACCTTGATTTCCTTGACAACCTGCTTTGCCATTTCAACTCACCCTATATCGCCAGAAAACTGGCGGATTCTCATCGACCTATTTCACGAAGACTCTCTGCAACTGGCGACCGCCGAAACCAGCAGAGAACGAAGCTCAGATCTTCTCCACCTGCCAGTGCTCCAGTTCCACCGGAGTCGGGCGCCCGAAGATCTCGATCAACACACTGATTTTTCCGCTGGTGTCATCGATCGCTTCAACGGAACCTTCGAAGCTTTCGAACGTTCCCTCGTTGATTTTCACCGTATCACCCTCAGCCAGGTTGATTTTGACCTTGGCTGGTTCTTCTTCTTTCGTCTCTTCCTGACCGAGCATCCGCTCGATCTCTTCATCCTTCATCGGGATCGGCTTGCCAGCTGCTCCGGTGAAGTCACCGACGCCGCTGGTGTCGCGAACCAGGTACCAGGACTCATCATTCAGAATCATCTGAACCATGACATAGCCCGGGTAGAGCCGCTGCTCGCGAACCCGCTTCTTCCCGCTCTTGGTTTCGACCACCTTTTCCGTTGGAATGATGATCTCGCCGAAATACTCATCGAGATGATCCCGCTTGATCCGACGCAGCAGCGAATCCCGAATGGTTCGCTCGCGATTGGACTGAACCTTCAGCACATACCAACGCATCTCGGGCTGACCCAGTTCAGCCTCGTCTTCACGCATCGGTATGTCAGGTCTATCATCCATGGAAAGTGGTCCGCACCTTATCCGAATATTATTAATAGCCTCGAATCCCGAGAAGATTCAGCGAAAACGCGATCGCTGTCCCTGGGCTGCGAGGCAAAGAAACGGGGATTATGGAAATCTGCCCGTTGAATTTCAAGCCACAGGCCTGCATCCATTTGGAGAAATCACGGTTCAGTCCCGGATCGGGTCCAAACAGCGAGCTCTTCCGTGACTACATCTTCAGGAAGCCGAAGTACGTGAAGACATATCGCCAGATGACGTCGAACGCAAAGAGCGCCACGGCGAGTACAACCATCACCACGAGGACGACAATCGTTGCACGCCAGAGTTGCGACCACGTTGGCCACGACACCTTTTCCATCTCGCCCTGCACGCCGATCATGAAGTCGGCTGCAGGAGGATAGTTCACCACGCGATAGGCCAGCCAGCAGCCGACGACGGCTACTGCGGTCGAGATGCCCAGACGGGTCGTCTGGTCAAATCCACCCAGCACATTCACGGAGAGAGTCCAGGCAGCCACGATGAACACAGCGCCAATCGCGATGGCTGTCACCTGTCGCACCTGGCGACCCTGATTTCGCTTATACAGGCTGGCGGAGAACAATTCCGACAACAGTCCCCCAGACGACTTCGATCTCGACATACGTCTCGTTCCGCCAATCAATCTTGATTCAAGTCAGCCCCTGCGGGTGTCCGACTCACAGGGATGGCTGGGCAACGTCCTCTTCTGCCAGCCTGGTAAACACGGGCGGAGAGACTTGAACTCCCAACCTGCGGATTTGGAATCCGCTGCTCTGCCAATTGAGCTACGCCCGTAAACTCCAGTCACATCACGTCAGTCCGTTTTGATGCGGGCCAACCACAAAAAAATAACAAAACTGCCTCATAACGCCAAGAGCGAACGCCTTCCGGCAATTCGCCTCAGCCTGCGAGAGCAGATGTTACTTCTTGCGTGATTCTTTATGCAGCGTGTGACGACGCAGCTTCGGGCAATACTTCATCAGTTCGAGTCGCTCGGTGCCGCGCATTTCTTTCGGAACGCGATAGTTCCGCATACCGGTTTCCGTGCATTCCAGCCACACATACTCGCGAGCCATGACAGCTACTCCACAAATCGCAGCCGAAGACTCACGGCTGGGCTAACTTGAACTGAAGAAAACCAAGCCTCGCCCTTGTAACTACGCAAGAGCGAGGCTGGTATAAATTCACAATCGCTTCCAGATTACTCGAGAATCTTGGTCACGACGCCGGAACCGACGGTACGTCCACCTTCGCGAATAGCGAAGCGGCTACCTTCGTCCATGGCGATCGGCTTCTGGAGTTCGACTTCCAGAGCAACGTTGTCGCCAGGCATACACATTTCGGCTCCGCCGAGCAGCTTGGTGCCGCCGGTCACGTCCGTGGTGCGGAAGTAGAACTGAGGGCGGTATCCGCTGAAGAACGGAGTATGACGACCCCCTTCTTCCTTGCTCAGAACGTAAACTTCGCACTCGAACTTGGAGTGAGGAGTGATCGAGCCGCCGGCAGCCAGACACTGACCGCGCTCGATGTCGTCCTTTTCCACCCCGCGGAGCAGCAGGCCGACGTTGTCGCCAGCCAGACCACTGTCCAGGGTC
The genomic region above belongs to Rubinisphaera margarita and contains:
- the nusG gene encoding transcription termination/antitermination protein NusG, whose amino-acid sequence is MREDEAELGQPEMRWYVLKVQSNRERTIRDSLLRRIKRDHLDEYFGEIIIPTEKVVETKSGKKRVREQRLYPGYVMVQMILNDESWYLVRDTSGVGDFTGAAGKPIPMKDEEIERMLGQEETKEEEPAKVKINLAEGDTVKINEGTFESFEGSVEAIDDTSGKISVLIEIFGRPTPVELEHWQVEKI
- the secE gene encoding preprotein translocase subunit SecE; protein product: MSRSKSSGGLLSELFSASLYKRNQGRQVRQVTAIAIGAVFIVAAWTLSVNVLGGFDQTTRLGISTAVAVVGCWLAYRVVNYPPAADFMIGVQGEMEKVSWPTWSQLWRATIVVLVVMVVLAVALFAFDVIWRYVFTYFGFLKM
- the rplJ gene encoding 50S ribosomal protein L10, which gives rise to MSKKVKEMLMNEIEGRLEGATEVLVIDSSRLDAVTDNQFRIALQEKGVHLLTVKNTLARRVLGDAGKSLGDVLSGPSTLVWGGEDVVALSKEITRWVKKIDPLELKGATVEGQALDKAGVEKLSKSPGRQELIAQIAGLILSPGARLGGALLGPGGKLAGCIKAVEEKAEEAGETEA
- the rpmG gene encoding 50S ribosomal protein L33; translation: MAREYVWLECTETGMRNYRVPKEMRGTERLELMKYCPKLRRHTLHKESRKK
- the rplK gene encoding 50S ribosomal protein L11, whose product is MAKQVVKEIKVQVTGGQATPAPPVGTALGPHGVNIGQFVQQFNERTKDMTGVTVPVIITVYNDRSFEFVLKSPPAAVLLKQAASIAKGSGTPNTKKVGTVTQGQLNDIAKTKLSDLNAADIDHAARMIAGTARSMGIEVVE
- the rplA gene encoding 50S ribosomal protein L1, which gives rise to MAKRSRRVQAMRDKADALGTVDLAKAVNELKGVESDLPKGVKPCKFDQTVEIAVRLGIDPRQADQLVRGSIVLPHGIGKAQRVIVFAKGDAAAAAEAAGADAVGDKELADRILKEGWLDFDVAIASPDMMGVVGPLGRVLGPRGLMPSPRAGTVTQDVAGAVKEYKAGKVEFRNDSSGNVHCVVGKMSFDAEKLIENIDALLQHINSLKPNAQKGVYVRHVALSSTMGPGISVAV